In Fusarium oxysporum f. sp. lycopersici 4287 chromosome 2, whole genome shotgun sequence, a genomic segment contains:
- a CDS encoding hypothetical protein (At least one base has a quality score < 10) has product MATLHPTKSTTPVPERTEEDNQRLFQLYKGWTLTERDGQVRQWVYQFGYDIQHADKGERRWVCCLCIKQKRPRPKSYAIKGLQNAEGHLYTDHNGIMDPTGKRQKPTKASEKAHQSIATILQLNPKEPKEQDLINTLIKRFDKTVFQQKLVNWIVNSNQSFSIVNDQDLRDIFNYLNPSVEITKANITDVTVRAIAEREFTNNMERVKDALRKSPGQIHIQYDGWKSGNRHALYGITCVFRDSNNRPQKCVLGLPELTERHTGENIAGQIIEIIREYEISDKLGYFTLDNAGNNKTSMGELGLEFGFDWEKRWVRCVGHVVNIVVKQMLYGKNPDAFEKEVFEGLHTAAKEHEVWRRRGSVGKWHNFAVEVSRSDTWTDMLKKVQAVESQLSDDAQLKKHRPVGVVVDNATRWLSQFSMIERALLLRPFYNSFVQRASNEWEKVNLTRAGHIKKGSKLPFFLKEENRMTPDDWHVLGTLYDILLDFQLVVRGLEGDGQGKHRRKVEENEIDPPLSGTSWDLIHAYEFLLETLESAKRAVANFPHGHHLAVNINLGWLKLNEYYEHLNDSPLIYGAAVLHPAYRWALFDDLWGDDDERQLWITKAKEMVQDLWEREYRDLEVDDPEIELPANKRLKTSRNKFTAWRTKKRGLTTGGISVTESPIRSPAQSPRSSVGGLDLDEYEQWQRDIEDADASVTDPYEYWHIRRLKYPRLSRMALDLLTVPPMSAECERLFSTTGRMVTKSRNRLDASTIGLCQTLRSWLRAGLIGSLDRILMDE; this is encoded by the exons ATGGCCACCCTTCATCCTACCAAGTCAACCACACCCGTTCCAGAACGTACAGAAGAAGACAATCAACGACTCTTTCAGCTCTACAAAGGCTGGACCTTGACGGAGAGAGACGGCCAAGTGCGTCAATGGGTATATCAGTTCGGCTACGATATCCAGCATGCCGATAAGGGGGAACGCCGATGGGTGTGTTGCCTTTGCATCAAGCAAAAGCGGCCGAGGCCAAAGAGTTACGCCATCAAAGGGTTGCAGAACGCTGAGGGTCACCTGTACACGGACCACAATGGCATCATGGATCCGACAGGCAAGAGGCAAAAGCCTACAAAGGCATCCGAGAAAGCACATCAGTCCATTGCAACAATCCTACAGTTGAACCCGAAGGAGCCGAAGGAACAAGATTTGATCAATACCTTGATCAAACGTTTCGACAAAACTGTATTCCAGCAGAAACTTGTCAACTGGATTGTCAACTCTAACCAATCCTTCTCGATCGTCAACGatcaagatcttcgagaCATCTTCAACTACCTCAATCCATCTGTCGAGATCACAAAAGCTAACATTACTGACGTGACCGTGCGTGCCATCGCAGAACGAGAATTTACCAACAACATGGAAAGAGTGAAAGATGCTTTGCGAAAGAGTCCGGGACAGATCCATATCCAGTACGATGGCTGGAAGTCTGGTAACCGACACGCCTTATACGGCATCACATGTGTGTTTCGGGATTCAAATAATCGGCCACAGAAGTGTGTCCTCGGACTGCCTGAGCTTACAGAGCGGCACACAGGCGAGAATATCGCCGGGCAGATTATCGAGATCATTCGGGAGTACGAGATCAGCGATAAACTCGGGTATTTCACATTGGATAATGCCGGTAACAATAAAACCTCGATGGGGGAGCTTGGATTAGAGTTTGGCTTCGACTGGGAGAAGCGATGGGTTCGCTGCGTTGGCCACGTTGTCAACATAGTAGTGAAACAGATGCTGTATGGCAAGAACCCGGATGCTTTCGAGAAAGAGGTCTTCGAAGGACTTCACACGGCAGCGAAGGAGCATGAAGTCTGGAGGAGGCGAGGCTCTGTTGGAAAATGGCATAACTTTGCTGTT GAGGTGAGCAGATCGGACACGTGGACCGATATGCTCAAGAAGGTACAGGCTGTCGAGAGCCAACTCTCTGATGACGCTCAGCTCAAGAAACACCGTCCAGTTGGAGTTGTGGTCGACAATGCTACCCGGTGGCTTTCTCAATTCTCGATGATTGAACGCGCTCTCCTCTTGAGGCCATTTTATAATTCTTTTGTCCAGAGAGCGTCAAACGAGTGGGAGAAGGTCAACTTGACGAGAGCTGGCCACATCAAAAAGGGCTCCAAGCTGCCCTTCTTCCTGAAGGAAGAGAATCGCATGACACCTGATGATTGGCATGTGCTCGGGACTCTTTACGACATTTTGCTTGACTTCCAGCTGGTTGTGAGAGGCCTTGAGGGCGATGGACAGGGAAAACACCGGAGAAAGGTCGAGGAAAACGAGATCGACCCTCCACTGTCTG GAACAAGCTGGGATCTTATTCACGCGTACGAATTTCTTCTCGAAACCCTCGAATCCGCGAAAAGAGCAGTCGCCAATTTTCCGCACGGCCATCACCTCGctgtcaacatcaacctGGGTTGGCTCAAATTGAACGAATACTACGAGCACCTGAATGATAGCCCCCTGATCTATGGCGCTGCAGTTCTTCATCCTGCCTACCGGTGGGCACTGTTTGACGATTTGTGGGGAGACGACGACGAAAGACAATTGTGGATTACCAAGGCGAAGGAGATGGTCCAGGATCTCTGGGAGAGAGAGTATAGGGACCTGGAGGTTGATGACCCAGAGATTGAGTTGCCTGCCAATAAGCGGCTGAAGACCTCAAGAAACAAGTTCACAGCGTGGCGCACAAAGAAGCGAGGACTGACGACTGGAGGGATTTCTGTTACCGAGTCGCCAATTCGATCCCCAGCTCAATCCCCTAGGTCCTCAGTTGGCGGTCTGGATCTTGATGAATACGAGCAGTGGCAGCGTGATATCGAGGATGCTGATGCTTCTGTCACAGATCCCTACGAATACTGGCACATAAGGCGACTCAAATACCCCCGGTTGTCTAGGATGGCCTTGGATCTGCTTACTGTGCCACCAATGTCAGCCGAGTGTGAGAGGCTATTCTCGACCACTGGCCGCATGGTTACCAAGAGCCGCAATAGGCTAGATGCCAGTACAATTGGGCTTTGCCAGACACTACGGAGTTGGTTGCGCGCCGGTTTGATCGGGTCGCTAGATAGGATTCTAATGGACGAGTGA